A stretch of Salvelinus sp. IW2-2015 unplaced genomic scaffold, ASM291031v2 Un_scaffold1416, whole genome shotgun sequence DNA encodes these proteins:
- the LOC112070755 gene encoding alpha-adducin isoform X12 — MVTPVNDLRGSDSISYEKGEKLLRCKLAAFYRLTDLFGWSQLIYNHLTVRVNSDQERFLIVPFGLLYSEVSASSLVKINIQGEIVDRGSTNLGVNQAGFTLHSAIYAARPDIKCIVHVHTPAGAAVSAMKCGLLPISPEALTLGEVAYHDYHGILIDEEEKVLIQKNLGPTSKVLILRNHGLVSVGETVEEAFYYIHNLVTACEIQVRTLASAGGPDNLVMLDPAKYKARPRCSEHVEGSTHPKWLVGEQEFEAYMRMLDNLGYRTGYPYRCPALRDKAKKFSSDVEIAPSATGYSYAEDSDSGARSPLKLSFQRQQRDKTGWLNSGRPEEAYEEGPDSGSPKSKTKVWTNITHDHVKPLLQSLSSGVCVPSCITNCLWTNEEGMRQAAVANQFVPLNTNPKEVLEMRNKIREQNLKDITTAGPESQVLCAGSMVDRSFVQRSSVWQDAPLSDCTDTIADLDLSETNSPAKSFRKGELVTASKAIIEKEYQPRVIINKKGPNPFNKQYDQELEDYRKEVELKQKGPDVQGEESFQXSSAGPGQGLSPSTSTQKPPLPPKPLCIPEQGAGVGLVIPGVSEPXPTASSKAASPSSSLPSRDILTGSGGXQGSPGTSTGSGTGGYGEESPSESPHKEFHCAVLKALSTTNXELPALTEVPDSSDALPEPEEEAKGQSPTRTPPSTPVKAEEDGNAKEYLLP, encoded by the exons ATGGTAACCCCAGTGAATGACCTGCGTGGATCTGACTCGATCTCCTATGAGAAGGGCGAGAAGCTGCTCCGCTGTAAACTAGCCGCCTTCTACCGCCTAACAGACCTCTTCGGCTGGTCCCAGCTCATCTACAACCACTTAACC GTACGGGTGAATTCAGATCAGGAGAGGTTCCTGATTGTCCCTTTTGGGCTTCTGTACAGTGAAGTCTCCGCCTCCAGTCTG GTGAAGATTAATATACAAGGGGAGATAGTGGACCGAGGGAGCACCAACCTGGGGGTCAACCAGGCTGGCTTCACTCTCCACTCAGCCATCTACGCAGCCCGGCCAGACATCAAGTGCATCGTACACGTTCACACACCGGCTGGAGCTGCA gtGTCGGCCATGAAGTGTGGCCTGCTGCCCATCTCTCCAGAGGCCCTGACCCTGGGGGAGGTGGCCTACCATGACTACCACGGCATCCTCATAGACGAGGAGGAGAAAGTCCTCATACAGAAGAACCTGGGCCCAACCAGCAAG GTCCTGATCCTGAGAAACCATGGTCTGGTGTCTGTTGGGGAGACTGTGGAGGAAGCCTTCTACTATATCCACAACCTGGTCACTGCATGTGAGATCCAG GTGCGCACCCTAGCCAGTGCTGGAGGGCCTGATAACCTGGTGATGCTGGACCCTGCTAAGTACAAGGCTCGGCCACGGTGCTCTGAGCATGTCGAGGGCTCCACACACCCCAAGTGGCTGGTGGGGGAGCAGGAGTTTGAGGCTTACATGAGGATGCTGGATAACCTG GGCTACAGGACGGGCTATCCCTACAGGTGCCCTGCCCTGAGAGACAAAGCTAAAAAGTTCAGCAGCGACGTAGAGATCGCTCCCTCAGCCACGGGCTACTCCTATGCCGAGGATAGTGACTCAGGCGCTCGCTCCCCTCTCAAACTCAGCTTTCAGAGGCAGCAGCGCGACAAGACCGGCTGGCTCAACTCGGGCCGGCCGGAAGAGGCCTACGAGGAAGGGCCCGACAGCGGCAGTCCCAAGTCGAAGACTAAGGTGTGGACGAACATTACACACGATCACGTCAAACCCTTGCTGCAGTCTCTCTCGTCCGGTGTCTGCGTGCCAAGCTGTATTACCAACTGCTTG TGGACAAATGAGGAAGGAATGCGACAGGCTGCAGTGGCCAATCAGTTTGTCCCGCTCAACACAAACCCCAAGGAGGTGCTGGAGATGAGGAACAAG ATCAGAGAGCAGAACCTGAAGGACATCACGACGGCAGGGCCAGAGTCYCAGGTGCTGTGTGCTGGAAGCATGGTGGATCGCTCCTTTGTCCAG AGAAGTTCAGTGTGGCAG GACGCCCCTCTGTCTGACTGTACGGACACTATTGCCGACCTCGACCTGTCAGAGACCAATAGCCCTGCTAAGTCTTTTAGAAAG GGGGAGCTAGTGACAGCGTCTAAGGCCATCATAGAGAAGGAGTACCAGCCACGTGTCATCATCAACAAGAAAGGCCCTAACCCCTTCAATAAACAGTATGACCAGGAGCTGGAGGATTACCGCAAAGAGGTGGAACTCAAACAGAAAGGACCCGATG TACAGGGTGAAGAGTCCTTCCAGYTCTCTTCAGCTGGGCCTGGACAGGGCCTGTCCCCCTCTACCTCAACACAGAAGCCCCCACTGCCGCCAAAGCCCCTCTGTATCCCAGAGCAGGGAGCTGGAGTTGGACTGGTCATCCCTGGGGTCTCTGAGCCTAMCCCCACAGCCTCCTCCAAggctgcctctccctcctcctctctccccagccgaGACATTCTGACTGGGTCGGGGGGCWGTCAGGGGAGCCCAGGGACGTCCACGGGGTCGGGGACTGGGGGCTACGGGGAAGAGTCCCCCTCAGAGTCTCCTCACAAGGAGTTTCACTGTGCCGTGCTGAAGGCTCTCAGCACCACCAACAYAGAGCTGCCTGCCCTCACTGAGGTTCCAG ACTCCTCAGATGCGTTACCAGAGCCTGAGGAAGAGGCAAAGGGTCAAAGTCCGACCCGCACACCACCCAGCACCCCTGTCAAAGCAGAGGAAG ATGGGAATGCTAAAGAGTACCTGTTGCCATAG